The following DNA comes from Oceanithermus desulfurans.
CGGGCACCCTCGACGACGCCAACGGCAACTGTGTGCCCGGCGAGAACGTCAGCCTCGTCTTCGCCGACGGCTCGCTGACCCTCGAGCAGTATCTGATTGCGCAGGGCGCAACCCCAGGCTGCGACTGAGTTCCGGTGCTCACCCCGTGGGCCGGCGCGAGCCGGCTCACTTTCTTTTCGCGCCCGCCCCCTAGAATGCGGGCATGGCCGAACGCCCCAAGCGACCCGAAAAGAAGCTGCGTGAGTACAGCGAGAAGACGACCCGCCGCATGACCGACCTGGACCCGGCCGGGCTGGTGCTCGACAAAGCGCCCGACCGCGCCCGCCGGCAGTTCATGAACTACGCCTTCTTCAAGCTCGACCCCGCCTTTCGCCGGCTCGAGCCCAGCGAGATAGAGGCCGCCAAGGACGAGTTCGCCGGTGTGGTGGAGCGCTGGGCCGCCCGCGAGGGCTTCATCGTCCGCAGTTACTCGCTGGTGGGCCTCAGGGCCGACACCGACTTCATGATCTGGCGCATCGCCTTCGATCCCGCCGAGTTCCAGGCCATGCAGCGCGAACTCAACCGCACCCGCCTGGCCGGCTACCTGACCCAGCCCTACAGCTACCTCTCGATGCAGAAGCGCTCGATCTACGTCGATCGCTTCAACCCCGAGGGCGAGGGGGTGGAGCTGATGCCCGGTGAGGGGGACTACCTCTTCGTCTACCCCTTCGTGAAGAAGCGCGAGTGGTACAAGCTCACCCCCCACACCCGCCAGGGGATGATGGACGAGCACATCTACGTCTCCGCGCCCTTCGAGGGGGTGCGCCTCAACACCAGCTACTCCTACGGCATCGACGACCAGGAGTTCGTCGTCGCCTTCGACGCCAACCACCCCTCTGAGTTCGTGGACCTGGTGCACCGGCTGCGCTTCACCGAGGCCAGCCTCTACACCCTGCGCGACACCCCGATGTTCACCTGCCGCAAGAAGCCGGTGCGCGAGCTGCTCGACGACCTGGCCTAGTGTTTGGCCGGCAAGAAAGGGCTGGGTTGCTTTGCCGCGCTGACCCACAGCTTTTCCCGCGGCCTGGAGAGGGCAACGAAAAGTAGCTGCCGCTCGAGCTCGAGCAACGCTTCCCGGTCGGCTTCGGTCTCGGCCTGTTTGAGCACGAAGTCGTTGGGCACTTGTCCATCCTCGACCCCGATCACCGCTACCGCCCGGAACTCCAGGCCCTTTACCCGGTGCATCGTGGCTAAGCTGACGCCGGGTCCTTGGCCGCCTTCCTCCAGAAACCGAGACGGTAGGCCGGCGCGCTTCACCGCGGACGCACCTCGGGTCTTTAACAATTTCTTGGTGCGCGCTACGACCGCGGTCTGCTCTGTATCGTAGCCCTGTTCAATCAATGCGCGTAACCAGTTGGCAAGAGCGGACACTTCTTGGTTAGGTTGGGCAAACACCTGGATTTCTGGAGATTCGCCGCGCAAAAGACTCAAGGCCTTGGGGGCGACCTCTTCCCCCTCGGCCTCGGTCACCTTCTCGGGTAGCACCCCCACGGCGAAGTTCGCAATCTCACGGGTGGTGCGGTAGTTGATCCAGAGCCTCTGTGACCGACCCACGGTCTCTATACCGAGCCGCCGCCAGGGGACGCGGGTTTGGTAGATGCGCTGCGCGGCATCCCCGACCAGGAAAAGATCGTTATCGCCCTCGGGGACGATCGCGCGTAGTAGCTTCAGCTGGATCGGGCTTAGGTCCTGGGTCTCGTCCACCACCACGTGGTCGAACCTGGGTAGCTTCTCGAGGTTCTCGAGCAACGTTCGCGTCCGGCTGCCCCAGGTTTCAAGCCCCCGGGAAACAAGCAGGCTCCGGGTCCGGTCGAAGACGGGCCAGAGCTCCCGGCGCCGCGCTTGGCTGAGCGGCGTGCCCCGGCCGGTGCGGTCCACCGCCAGGTACTCCTCCAGGCTGCGCACCCCCCAAGCGTCCACCACCCGCACCCACTCGTTGAAAAGGAAAAGGTCGCTCGCCCACTCCGGGCGTCCAACCTCTTCCGCCGCCCGCTTAAGGGCCTCCTCGATCTGCTTATCCCTGGCGACACTGAGCTTCTTGCCAAGCCCTTTCGTATGCCAGCGCGTGAGCAGGCGATCAAAATGCTCGACCTCGAGGTTCTCGAGTCCCCCAGCAAGCCGCGCTACCCCGTCTTTGAGTGCTTCGGCGAGCGTCCGCGTGTAAGTGGTGAGCAGCACTCGAGCCTCGGGGTTTTCTTGGGCCAGGCGCACCGCGCGGTGGATTGCCACCACCGTTTTCCCCGTGCCGGCCGCGCCCGTTGCCTTGGCCGGGCCGCGGTAGTCCTGGTCCACGACGGCGCGCTGGACCGGATGTAAAAAGACCATCCAGTCCTCCCAGTCTCCGAAGAGGGCTTGCTTGAGCTCCTCCTTGGTCTCGATTAGGAGGTAACGGTAACGGTTGCTGGGGTGGTGGAAAGGGTCCTCAACCTTAACCTTGGGCGGAAGCGGAACGGGCTTATTCTCGAGCAAACTGAGGATGCGTTCTTGTATCAGCGGGCCTAGCTCGGAAGCGAGTTCGAGGGCGCGGTCTATGTCGGCCAGCTTCATCGTCGCCACGTAGTGGAGGGGGATCCCCAGATCGTGAAGGTACTCCTCAGGGTAGTGGGCAAGTGGAGCGTGAACCTCAGTCTTTTTCACCACCACCTGCTCCTCGACTTTTATGCGGACAACCTGGAACTCCTGGGTCTTGGGGTGGAACTCCGCCCGATGCCGCTCAGCCCACTGGTAGGCCTTGTCGTGATGATCCACGTACAAGGGGACGAGCGTACCCTCCTGCGCGGAAAGAATTAGTCGCAGGTCCTTATTCAGCCGCAGCGACCAAAACCCGTTTTTCAACTTCTCGAGCTTGTGACCCGGCATGAGCAGGCCGGCAGCGAGCTTTAGCAGTTCATAGTTGATCTGTTCTGCTAGCTCAGCTGGAAACTTCTTGCGGACTTCCTCCAGCAGGTCATGATTCAGGGCGATGTTCCATTGCATCTTTGATCGCCTCCACGACCCGGTCCGGGTCCTCCGCAACTTCGACGTATTTCCAGGAGCCGCCGATCTTTGCAGGGTTCATGTCGACCAACACCACCCTTCCCCAGCGCAGGAGCGCCTGGCCGGCAACCGCTCCGTCATCACCGACGAGGTCTTCGAGCACCGCGTCGGGGGGTGGCACGCC
Coding sequences within:
- a CDS encoding 3'-5' exonuclease, with the translated sequence MQWNIALNHDLLEEVRKKFPAELAEQINYELLKLAAGLLMPGHKLEKLKNGFWSLRLNKDLRLILSAQEGTLVPLYVDHHDKAYQWAERHRAEFHPKTQEFQVVRIKVEEQVVVKKTEVHAPLAHYPEEYLHDLGIPLHYVATMKLADIDRALELASELGPLIQERILSLLENKPVPLPPKVKVEDPFHHPSNRYRYLLIETKEELKQALFGDWEDWMVFLHPVQRAVVDQDYRGPAKATGAAGTGKTVVAIHRAVRLAQENPEARVLLTTYTRTLAEALKDGVARLAGGLENLEVEHFDRLLTRWHTKGLGKKLSVARDKQIEEALKRAAEEVGRPEWASDLFLFNEWVRVVDAWGVRSLEEYLAVDRTGRGTPLSQARRRELWPVFDRTRSLLVSRGLETWGSRTRTLLENLEKLPRFDHVVVDETQDLSPIQLKLLRAIVPEGDNDLFLVGDAAQRIYQTRVPWRRLGIETVGRSQRLWINYRTTREIANFAVGVLPEKVTEAEGEEVAPKALSLLRGESPEIQVFAQPNQEVSALANWLRALIEQGYDTEQTAVVARTKKLLKTRGASAVKRAGLPSRFLEEGGQGPGVSLATMHRVKGLEFRAVAVIGVEDGQVPNDFVLKQAETEADREALLELERQLLFVALSRPREKLWVSAAKQPSPFLPAKH
- a CDS encoding chlorite dismutase family protein, with protein sequence MAERPKRPEKKLREYSEKTTRRMTDLDPAGLVLDKAPDRARRQFMNYAFFKLDPAFRRLEPSEIEAAKDEFAGVVERWAAREGFIVRSYSLVGLRADTDFMIWRIAFDPAEFQAMQRELNRTRLAGYLTQPYSYLSMQKRSIYVDRFNPEGEGVELMPGEGDYLFVYPFVKKREWYKLTPHTRQGMMDEHIYVSAPFEGVRLNTSYSYGIDDQEFVVAFDANHPSEFVDLVHRLRFTEASLYTLRDTPMFTCRKKPVRELLDDLA